Genomic DNA from Setaria italica strain Yugu1 chromosome V, Setaria_italica_v2.0, whole genome shotgun sequence:
ATTTGAGGCAGATTGGCCTATATTGCAGAAATGAACCAGACTCAAATGTGAGGCAAATCGGCCAAAATTGCAGAAACGCACAAGGTTCAGAAACTTCAGACGTTTGTTTCCATCTCCTGTTTTGGACCGTGAGCAGGTAAAGCAGCGGTACAGCTGCCGATGGAAATTATAATCTATACTTGCAATCATCGATGCTAGCTTTTTTTAGTTTGAGCATCGCGTCCTGCAGTGCGCTAACCTCCGATGCCTGTCCTGACGAGGAAACAGAAAAATGAAACCTCGACTCACTGCGGCTGCTCTTACACTTTCAATGACCCACCCGCCCCACAAACCGCGTCGCGGTTCGGACCGATCACCCGCCGcagccttttttttattttcaaggCAGCCTTCAAATCCGACCCACCCAGCACACAAACCGAGTTGCGGCCCATAAATAAAGGATGGGCCTAGCAAGCCCGACCCCACCGAAATCGCGTCACGGCCCCGCAAAAAATTAAGGCCTGCGGTGTCTGCTCGAGTTTAACCACAGCCCAGCTGTCCGTCGACGGCCGGCTTGCCGAGTCGGAGCGGCTGGCTGCCAACCAACCGATGGCGTCGGGctccggtggcggtgggggcgacTTCTCCGTCCTCGTGCTGGGCTCCGACTTCGCgaccgacgccggcgccgcgctcctCACCCCCGCCGACCGCGAGGAGTGGCATGACTGCCTCCCCGACCTCTCAGATGCCGACGCCTGCTTCTCCGACCTCGAGGAGCTCCAGGTCGTGCTTGTCCAGGGCACCGACCGGGCCGGCCGAACCATCGTCCGCGTCGTCGGcaagttcttcccgggtgcgcgAATCATCCCCCATCTTTTTCATCAACCGCCCCCTTTACAGTCCTTCACCCGCTCTCTTTGGGTTTTTGTCAGCTAGTCAGTTAGTGATTGGGGATACAAATACATGACGCGCTTGATGGTTTAGGTGTGAACTTTCCAGTAACGATTCGTTCAAACTAGATCTCGTCTTGGCCGAAAATTTATAGCTGCGTTGAGGTGTAATTGGGCATGAACTATCAAGTGGACTACTTGCTAGATGTGATTCTTATTTCACCTAAAAATGGTTTGATGATGGACTGTTGTTATAGATTCAGAACTATGTACGAATTAACTTCTACTCAATGCATGCCAGTGCTAGCTCTTCACCAAGATCCGATACGTAGATCATTTGATTCAAGTGATCATAAATTTATTAGAGTTCCAGCAGAACATCTAAATATTTTCTACATGTATTAAATGAAAAGTTTGATTGAGGCTGTAGCTTATTCTGTTGTACTGAagttcctccgccgccgggagttatatttttttgttctaatCATTTTATGCTGTAACTGTTTGCGGAATAGCTTGATGTTAGTGCCACAAGGATAGCAGTAGACCTGATCGTTTTATTCCTTTGCTATTACTACTAAAAGGACGACAAGCTTTGCTGCTACAAGCTTACCATGATATTTGTCTCCAGATTCTTCTCATTATATTGTCAATGCTAACGTGTCATTTACTTTGGAATTTGGATTTCCAGCTCCAGTAATTGATGGTGAACGCCTGAAGAAGTATGTGTTCTTCAAGCTCCGCACTGAATTACCAGAGGGTCCATTCTGCATCTTGTACATTCACAGTACTGTGCAGTCAGATGACAATAACCCTGGGATGTCAATCTTGAGGACGATTTATGAGGAGCTCCCACCTGAATACAAGGAACGGCTTCAAGTTTTCTACTTCTTGCATCCCGGACTTCGCTCCAGGCTGGCCATTGCCACACTTGGCAGGCTATTCTTAAGTGGAGGGTGAGTACTCTTTTGTATAGATCTCATGCACTACTAGTTTGAAGTAGCAAACAAAACAAGGATGTCACAAGACTGAATGTAATCCTCCTGCTGTATCCTAAACCCTAAGTATAAATTGTCATACTCATACACATTACATATTCATGCTATTCATTTTCCTTTAGGTGATAAGATAAACTTATGAATAGAAGCTTTAAATGTAGTCGCCAGCTGCTAGAATAGTAGAATAGGACAACTTGTTCCTGTTGTGCCACATGAACTGTGAATAAACATTGCACTGCTCTCAGTTATCTCATCGCTTGCTCTTTTATGAATTAGATTGGTTTTTTTGACCTGTTGTGTACAGGTGGCTATGATGTTTCACCTTGGATACACCTTCCTGACCTCTGTTAATTATTCTGTTGCAGGTTGTATTGGAAAATCAAGTACATTAGTCGTCTAGAATATCTCTGGGTGGATATAAGGAAGGGGGTGGTTGAAATTCCAGATTTTGTTGTTGAACACGATAAGGTTCTTGAGCACCGACCACTGACTGATTATGGCATAGAACCCGATCCTCTACATCTTGCTGATGTACCTGCTGCGGGATACTCGCTTGGAAGATATGAAGATAAGTGGGCTCCTGAAGATCGACGGTATTCTCGCAATTACATGTGAATTGTTCTGTCGTAGCCAAAGGCATAAAAAGTTGATTGTATTTGTATAGTACTAGGGGACTATGACTATGAGATGTGTAATGTCAGGTTACCGTGAAAACCTTGTCAAGTCTTGTCTTAACTTTGTAATCCAGTTTAATAACTGTTTCAAGACTATTGAGCAGATGCAATATGCTGTGCTTTTAAAATCTGTAGTTTAAAACTCTTGTTGATGTGCAACTTCGTGTCTGCTTATGTATGTACATCGATAGTGATAAACTTCTGTGGCCTGTGAAAAACTACTAAAAGAAATGTATTGTTTGATTCAATTTTCCCTCTCTTGTTCCTGACAAGAAGctttgctactccctccgttccaaattatagattgttttgacttttctaggttcatagatattattatgtatctagacatagaaaagtcaaaacacaGTTTAGAAGCTTGAGAGATATTTTAACGGGATGGGCCTTATCAAATGAAAAGGATTCCCCGAAATGGAGCTGGGAGAAATCTGGAATTTTCTCGGTGAAATCTATGTATAAACATATGTATAGTTCTGAAATAGAAGTGCCGCATAAACAAACCTGGAAGGCTAAATTACCGCTGAAAATCAAAAATTTTATGTCGCTGGTCCAGCAAAACGCCATTTTAACCAAAGATAACCTGCTAAATAGGAATTGGCAGGATGATAAGAGATGTAGTTTCTGCTCTGATGATGAGAATGTAAAccatctctttttttattgctcCTTAGCTAGATATGTTTGGAGCATAATTGCCATGGTCTTAGGAACTAATTGTAGACCATCCTCTCTTGATCAATATTGGATTTGGGTGAGAAACACTTTGCCTCGGTTCAAGCAACATTATATGGTTGGTTTAGCAGCCATTTGCTGGGCTCTATGGACTTCCAGAAACAAAACTTGCTTGAGAAAAAACTCATTAAATCTCCTACTGAGACTATATGTCTGGCTTCTTCTTTCTTATCGTATTGGGCAGGTATGCAACTGGCTTCTTCTTTCTTATCGGGCAGGTATGCAAAAACTAGATGACAAGGAGAATCTGGAGGCAGGAGCGGATGCTCTGAAGGATGCGGCGCTTCACTTTCATCCTCTGGAGGCCACGCCGGAAGACAATGGAGTGGTGCTGATACAGTAGATGAAGAACAGAGTCCCCCCATTGGAAGCTACATTCCACAAAACAAGTGGAAACCTGTTAAgcttagtgatgttggtgtATGTAGGCTTCCTTTTGTTCCCGGTTTCAGATAGGTGTTGGTTTGACAAAACCTGTAGCTGTTGGTGCCCAGGTGACAGGCCCTGAGTGTTGTGATCTCCTGGTGTCAGTTAACATGTTGCTTTTACTTTCTGAACTTCCGGTTGGTTGAACAAAACTTTGTAATTTCGTTACTTTCTGGAGTAATGAAATTCGGGCAATGCCCTTAAtgggaaaaaaattgaaaagccaaaacaacctctAGTAGTTTTTAAAATTGAAGGCAGGCTTTGTATTTTAGCAAGGAAACAGATAATTAACTGTATGCCACCTGATTCTGCGAAACATGTTTAACCGATTACACCTCGGCCGCTCTAAAGCTGCTAAGAAATTATTATCCCAACAATTCACACCTAGCCGTCCAACGCGAATATATCAACAAAATGCAACCGTTGAGATCCGGCAAAATGAATTTCAACCTAATCTAGGACAGCTCACGGCAACGCTTTGCGGCAGCAACAACAGCACTGATCAGCGTTCCACGGAATGCACCCTTCTCGAGCTCCTGAACCCCAGCTATAGTAGTCCCTGCTGGAGAAGTGACCTGATCCTTCAGTTGACCCGGATGTTTTCCTGTCTGGCTCACCATGGTTGCAGCACCAAGAACCTAATAGCAGATAATAGATGAAAATGGTAAATGAGAAAGTGCAGACGATAAACAGAAACCACTATAGAACAAAAGGCAATGGTGGATGAAATTGAATATATAAAGCATAAAGGAACTCAAATTACTGAGGCAAAATAAAAACATCAGGAGCCTTGTGACTTAGAAGTAGGGGGTCCCTACTTAGAATCATATGCAAAGAATAGATCACAGCCAATCTTAATGGAATGGACACTCACCGTTTGAGATGCAAGACCAAGAGCAAGGTCCCGAGGAAGCCCAGCAGCGACTCCACCATCAGCCATGGCCTCTATTGCTAAGAAAATGTAGGCCGGGCCACTACCACTGTATTAAAAAGAAGGAAGTTCAGCTTCATTCTCGAACTGATCACATGTATACATAATCAGCTACATACCTCAGGCCAGTTACAGCATCAAAATATTTCTCTTCAGCTGTCCAAACTTTTCCGATGGCACTGAATAAACTTTTTACACGATTTTCATCTTTCTGAGTAGCCATCTCTCCCAAACACATCACTGAGGAGAAGCAAAGACATCAGAAACTGTTGCATCTTGTTAGCTTCCCTGGTAATTCCATCTATTAGCACTAAAAAAGTATTCAAAAATTTCGGTGGAAGCGTCCTGAAGCCAAATTTGCTATAACCGGAACTATTAAGCATACAAAGCATCCCTTTCATGATAGATGCTGCCTAGCAAATTTCATTCATCCAAGACGCATACTACATTTCACCTATGGTTGATAGGTTAAAAATGTACAAACCTAACTATACTGGAAAAGGTGTCTGGTGGGTTGTCAGAAAATGCTACCTGATGCAGCTTGTCCTACAGCTGAAGGGGTGTTGGGCATTACTCTAATAATTCTCCGCTGACCAGACCAATCCTGAAATGAAAAGAGAGCGGTGTAGGGCCTTAGGATATAGTATTCCAGCATAGCATACAACATGTTGACCTAGATAAAACAACTATATTAGTACTGAGATAGCGCAGCTTAAATACTGATAGGGGTAAGCAGTTCCTTT
This window encodes:
- the LOC101764215 gene encoding pyrroline-5-carboxylate reductase isoform X2, giving the protein MAAPPLQPVPTPAASNGDAFRLGFIGAGNLAESIARGVAASGVLPASAIRTAPHRRPERGAAFASIGACLLDTNTQVVDESDVIVISVKPQIVKQVLLELKPLLSDEKLLVSIAAGIKMKDLQDWSGQRRIIRVMPNTPSAVGQAASVMCLGEMATQKDENRVKSLFSAIGKVWTAEEKYFDAVTGLSGSGPAYIFLAIEAMADGGVAAGLPRDLALGLASQTVLGAATMVSQTGKHPGQLKDQVTSPAGTTIAGVQELEKGAFRGTLISAVVAAAKRCRELS
- the LOC101763290 gene encoding protein GDAP2 homolog isoform X2, with the translated sequence MASGSGGGGGDFSVLVLGSDFATDAGAALLTPADREEWHDCLPDLSDADACFSDLEELQVVLVQGTDRAGRTIVRVVGKFFPAPVIDGERLKKYVFFKLRTELPEGPFCILYIHSTVQSDDNNPGMSILRTIYEELPPEYKERLQVFYFLHPGLRSRLAIATLGRLFLSGGLYWKIKYISRLEYLWVDIRKGVVEIPDFVVEHDKVLEHRPLTDYGIEPDPLHLADVPAAGYSLGRYEDKWAPEDRRYSRNYM
- the LOC101764215 gene encoding pyrroline-5-carboxylate reductase isoform X1, which encodes MAAPPLQPVPTPAASNGDAFRLGFIGAGNLAESIARGVAASGVLPASAIRTAPHRRPERGAAFASIGACLLDTNTQVVDESDVIVISVKPQIVKQVLLELKPLLSDEKLLVSIAAGIKMKDLQVNMLYAMLEYYILRPYTALFSFQDWSGQRRIIRVMPNTPSAVGQAASVMCLGEMATQKDENRVKSLFSAIGKVWTAEEKYFDAVTGLSGSGPAYIFLAIEAMADGGVAAGLPRDLALGLASQTVLGAATMVSQTGKHPGQLKDQVTSPAGTTIAGVQELEKGAFRGTLISAVVAAAKRCRELS
- the LOC101763290 gene encoding protein GDAP2 homolog isoform X1, translating into MASGSGGGGGDFSVLVLGSDFATDAGAALLTPADREEWHDCLPDLSDADACFSDLEELQVVLVQGTDRAGRTIVRVVGKFFPAPVIDGERLKKYVFFKLRTELPEGPFCILYIHSTVQSDDNNPGMSILRTIYEELPPEYKERLQVFYFLHPGLRSRLAIATLGRLFLSGGLYWKIKYISRLEYLWVDIRKGVVEIPDFVVEHDKVLEHRPLTDYGIEPDPLHLADVPAAGYSLGRYEDKWAPEDRRYATGFFFLIGQVCKN
- the LOC101763290 gene encoding protein GDAP2 homolog isoform X3 — protein: MASGSGGGGGDFSVLVLGSDFATDAGAALLTPADREEWHDCLPDLSDADACFSDLEELQVVLVQGTDRAGRTIVRVVGKFFPAPVIDGERLKKYVFFKLRTELPEGPFCILYIHSTVQSDDNNPGMSILRTIYEELPPEYKERLQVFYFLHPGLRSRLAIATLGRLFLSGGLYWKIKYISRLEYLWVDIRKGVVEIPDFVVEHDKVLEHRPLTDYGIEPDPLHLADVPAAGYSLGRYEDKWAPEDRRYAKTR